The following are encoded in a window of Panicum virgatum strain AP13 chromosome 5N, P.virgatum_v5, whole genome shotgun sequence genomic DNA:
- the LOC120674640 gene encoding protein ALP1-like yields the protein MRVKVIPSKPTDHSDPLPSHAVTCVARLLVFTYGPMEERDRMRIEYLNNKIWRDDTVCVNMLRLNRDKFFRLCSLFRDRGLLKDTIHVCVEQQVGMFLNTVGHNLRNRLVGTNFDRSGETVSHYFNKALHAIGQLRGELIKPPSLDTPSKIAGNYRWDPYFKDCIGAIDGTHVRAFVPKDIENSFRGRKSHATQNVMAAVDFDLRFTYVLAGWEGAAHDALVLRNALECENGLRVPQGKYYLVDAGYGAKPGFLPPFRGVRYHLKEWGRGSNPVQNEKELFNLRHSSLQVTVERAFGALKRRFKILDDAIPFFPFPTQVDVVACCIIHNWVIQDGVRWG from the exons ATGCGGGTCAAGGTGATTCCTTCAAAACCAACGGACCACTCCGACCCACTTCCCTCCCACGCCGTCACGTGCGTCGCGC GACTGCTGGTATTTACCTATGGGCCTATGGAGGAAAGGGATAGGATGAGAATAGAATACCTAAACAATAAAATTTGGAGGGATGACACAGTTTGTGTGAACATGTTAAGACTTAATAGAGACAAGTTCTTTCGGTTGTGCAGTCTTTTTAGAGATCGTGGTTTGCTTAAAGATACCATTCACGTGTGTGTTGAGCAACAAGTGGGCATGTTTCTAAATACAGTGGGACACAATCTTAGGAATAGGTTAGTTGGAACTAATTTTGATAGATCGGGAGAAACAGTTAGCCATTATTTCAACAAAGCACTCCATGCTATTGGTCAGTTACGGGGGGAATTAATTAAACCCCCATCCTTGGACACTCCAAGCAAAATTGCAGGGAACTACAGATGGGATCCATACTTTAAG GATTGTATTGGAGCAATTGATGGTACACATGTAAGAGCATTTGTTCCTAAGGATATTGAGAATTCATTTCGTGGTAGGAAGTCTCATGCCACACAAAATGTTATGGCAGCCGTAGATTTTGATCTACGGTTCACTTATGTCTTGGCTGGTTGGGAGGGGGCAGCACACGATGCTCTAGTTTTACGAAATGCTTTAGAATGTGAGAATGGTCTTCGTGTTCCACAAG GCAAATACTACCTAGTTGATGCTGGATATGGAGCAAAGCCGGGATTCTTGCCCCCTTTCCGTGGCGTCCGGTACCACTTGAAAGAATGGGGGAGGGGGAGTAATCCGGTGCAAAATGAGAAGGAGTTGTTCAACCTTAGACATTCCTCTCTTCAGGTCACAGTAGAGCGTGCATTTGGGGCACTAAAGAGAAGATTCAAAATTCTTGATGATGCCATCCCATTCTTCCCTTTTCCAACTCAAGTAGATGTTGTTGCTTGCTGCATCATTCATAATTGGGTCATACAAGATGGGGTAAGATGgggttga